From a single Arthrobacter sp. SLBN-112 genomic region:
- a CDS encoding DUF7059 domain-containing protein, whose product MPRSPYEFTAGNTPDAPRSDLPGLLAALAADLRRLEYTLDGVAGLLGPTASAALNRDQIIPALLAAERAVKEDNGVAPLAAVVRLWLLAEPQERETLDAALPDTGVEGLLELGLVQPVPGSGLLTAKADLRPYGWDRNDDGTGGAELWVASDLAAHQQAGVLRHDHVLGIGQASTTLVQTTVRRHTQRALDLGTGCGIQAFHLLHHCQHVTATDISERALAYARFNILLNAEALSVDPDRLEERVSLRLGSLLEPVAGEEFGLVVSNPPFVITPRSPGEDAADQFTYRDGGLPGDGIVAALVADLPGILAPGGSAQMLGNWEVPAGAGWDERPKSWVRPGTDAWFIQREQVSPEQYAETWLQDASESRDRQHYRDAYAAYLEDFASRNVAGIGFGMVWLRRPASGAGAAISRFEEITYPIEQPIGPHLGAAVERSDWLATHDLAGTHLLVADDVTEERHQRPGAEHPGVILLRQGAGLRRTNLMSTELAGFVSACDGDLTAGQIAAALEALLGGEDGFDAGSFQGALLADVANLVRDGFLIPAAVPAEV is encoded by the coding sequence GTGCCTAGATCCCCTTACGAGTTCACCGCCGGCAACACCCCCGACGCTCCCCGCAGCGACCTTCCCGGCCTGCTGGCGGCGCTCGCCGCAGACCTGCGCCGCCTCGAGTACACGCTGGACGGCGTGGCCGGGCTGCTGGGCCCTACGGCCTCCGCGGCACTGAACCGGGACCAGATCATCCCCGCGTTGCTCGCTGCCGAGCGGGCAGTGAAGGAGGACAACGGCGTGGCCCCGCTTGCCGCCGTCGTCCGCCTCTGGCTCCTCGCCGAGCCCCAGGAACGGGAAACGCTCGACGCCGCGCTGCCGGACACAGGCGTTGAAGGCCTCCTTGAGCTCGGGCTGGTGCAGCCCGTACCCGGCTCGGGCCTGCTCACCGCCAAGGCAGACCTGCGGCCGTACGGCTGGGACAGGAATGACGACGGCACCGGCGGCGCCGAGCTCTGGGTGGCCAGCGACCTCGCGGCGCATCAGCAGGCGGGAGTGCTGCGGCACGACCACGTCCTGGGCATCGGGCAGGCATCCACCACGCTGGTGCAGACCACCGTCCGCCGCCACACCCAGCGCGCCCTGGACCTGGGGACCGGCTGCGGCATCCAGGCCTTCCATCTGCTGCACCACTGCCAGCATGTGACCGCCACCGATATTTCCGAGCGCGCCCTGGCTTACGCCCGGTTCAACATCCTGCTTAACGCAGAGGCGCTGTCCGTGGACCCGGACCGCCTCGAAGAACGGGTGAGCCTGCGCCTGGGTTCGCTCCTGGAGCCCGTGGCCGGTGAGGAATTCGGGCTGGTGGTCTCCAACCCGCCGTTCGTCATTACCCCGCGGAGTCCCGGCGAGGATGCTGCGGACCAGTTCACATACCGCGACGGCGGCCTGCCGGGCGACGGAATCGTTGCTGCCCTGGTGGCGGACCTGCCCGGCATCCTGGCTCCCGGCGGGTCGGCCCAGATGCTGGGGAACTGGGAAGTTCCCGCCGGTGCAGGCTGGGACGAGCGGCCAAAGTCGTGGGTGCGGCCGGGGACTGATGCCTGGTTCATCCAGCGCGAGCAGGTCAGCCCCGAACAATATGCCGAAACCTGGCTGCAGGACGCGTCGGAGTCCCGGGACCGGCAGCACTACCGCGACGCCTACGCCGCCTACCTTGAAGACTTCGCCTCCCGGAACGTGGCGGGAATCGGATTCGGCATGGTGTGGCTCCGGCGCCCCGCTTCCGGCGCCGGGGCCGCCATCAGCCGTTTCGAGGAAATCACCTACCCCATCGAGCAGCCCATCGGACCCCACCTGGGCGCCGCCGTCGAACGCAGCGACTGGCTGGCCACGCATGACCTTGCCGGCACGCACCTGCTCGTCGCCGACGACGTCACCGAGGAGCGCCACCAGCGCCCCGGCGCCGAGCACCCCGGTGTGATCCTGCTCCGGCAGGGTGCTGGGCTGCGCCGCACCAACCTGATGAGCACGGAACTGGCCGGCTTTGTGTCCGCGTGCGACGGCGACCTCACCGCCGGGCAGATCGCCGCTGCTTTGGAGGCCCTCCTGGGTGGGGAGGACGGGTTCGACGCCGGGTCCTTTCAGGGCGCGCTGCTCGCCGACGTGGCCAACCTGGTGCGTGACGGCTTCCTCATTCCGGCAGCGGTTCCGGCTGAGGTTTAG
- the trhO gene encoding oxygen-dependent tRNA uridine(34) hydroxylase TrhO — MALNKIVLFYGFTPIADPDAVRLWQRALCEKLDLTGRIIISKDGINATVGGEIGAVKQYVKTTREYPGFRGIDVKWSDGGAEDFPRLSVKVRDEIVSFGAPGELKVDDSGVVGGGKHLKPEELHQLVDARKKDGEDVVFFDGRNAFEAQIGRFKDAVVPDVATTHDFIKELDSGKYDSLKDKPVVTYCTGGIRCEVLSSLMVNRGFKEVYQLDGGIVRYGEAFKDQGLWEGSLYVFDKRMHLEFSEEAKTIGQCARCSAPTSKFENCSNPSCRTLTLYCSGCAASPETLRCPEGCTAA; from the coding sequence GTGGCTTTGAACAAAATCGTGCTCTTTTACGGCTTCACCCCCATCGCTGATCCGGACGCCGTCCGGCTCTGGCAGCGCGCCCTCTGCGAGAAGCTGGACCTTACCGGCCGCATCATCATCTCCAAGGATGGAATCAACGCCACCGTCGGCGGAGAAATCGGCGCCGTTAAGCAGTACGTCAAGACCACCCGCGAGTACCCCGGGTTCCGCGGAATCGACGTCAAATGGTCCGACGGCGGAGCGGAGGACTTCCCCCGGCTCAGCGTGAAGGTGCGGGACGAGATCGTCTCCTTCGGCGCACCGGGAGAACTCAAGGTTGACGACAGTGGCGTGGTGGGCGGCGGGAAGCACCTCAAACCCGAAGAACTGCACCAACTCGTGGACGCCAGGAAGAAGGACGGGGAGGACGTGGTCTTCTTCGACGGCCGCAACGCGTTTGAAGCGCAGATTGGCCGCTTCAAGGACGCGGTGGTCCCGGACGTCGCCACCACCCATGACTTCATCAAGGAACTGGACTCCGGAAAATACGACTCCCTGAAAGACAAGCCGGTGGTCACCTACTGCACCGGAGGCATCCGCTGCGAGGTGCTCTCCAGCCTGATGGTGAACCGCGGCTTTAAAGAGGTGTACCAGCTGGACGGGGGCATCGTCCGGTACGGCGAAGCCTTCAAGGACCAGGGCCTTTGGGAAGGTTCGCTCTATGTCTTCGACAAGCGCATGCACCTGGAGTTCAGCGAGGAGGCCAAGACCATTGGCCAGTGTGCCCGCTGCTCCGCGCCCACCAGCAAATTCGAGAACTGCTCCAATCCCAGCTGCCGCACCCTCACGCTGTACTGCTCCGGCTGCGCCGCCAGCCCCGAGACGCTGCGCTGCCCGGAAGGCTGCACCGCAGCCTGA
- a CDS encoding GNAT family N-acetyltransferase, translated as MSPETLVEDITGLLEVWVAGWAGCRGYQTTTEGRFPAALRSDTSGEWEVFASEPTDDEFAALAARTAASPARVLTILTNDPSRYAALAARQGLNVTSDSQTMMIVDMETQDTEDPWLSDDDLRLSTSEQNGVHYAEVRSGDAVAASGRVFVVGDTAVFDKIITEPAFQRRGLGSLIMRALAAQASGQDVRSGLLLASRDGQKLYSHLGWSTVARVLMLSASNDGSDLSLS; from the coding sequence ATGAGTCCGGAAACCCTGGTTGAAGACATCACTGGCCTGCTCGAGGTGTGGGTTGCGGGCTGGGCCGGGTGTCGCGGCTACCAGACCACCACCGAGGGACGCTTCCCTGCCGCGCTCCGTTCTGATACCAGCGGTGAATGGGAAGTCTTCGCGTCAGAACCTACTGATGACGAGTTCGCCGCGCTGGCTGCCAGGACCGCAGCGTCCCCCGCCAGGGTACTGACCATCCTCACCAACGATCCCTCCCGGTATGCTGCGCTGGCTGCCCGGCAGGGGCTCAACGTCACCTCCGACTCGCAGACGATGATGATCGTGGACATGGAGACCCAGGACACCGAGGACCCTTGGCTTTCCGACGACGACCTGAGGCTGTCCACTTCGGAACAGAATGGCGTCCACTACGCCGAAGTCCGCTCCGGCGACGCCGTGGCGGCCAGCGGCCGGGTGTTCGTGGTGGGCGACACCGCAGTGTTCGACAAGATCATTACCGAGCCGGCGTTCCAGCGCAGGGGCCTGGGCAGCCTCATCATGCGCGCCCTGGCAGCCCAGGCTTCCGGGCAGGATGTCCGCAGCGGCCTCCTCCTGGCGTCCAGGGACGGGCAGAAGCTCTATTCCCACCTTGGCTGGTCAACAGTTGCGCGGGTCCTGATGCTCTCGGCGTCGAACGACGGATCGGATCTCTCGCTGAGCTAA
- a CDS encoding DEAD/DEAH box helicase: MNPHDSLIPLLGRGPEPEQLRHVRTVPAREAIHAPWPKWVHPDVAEAYGSLGIREPYRHQVDAANAAHSGEHVVVATGTASGKSLAYQLPALDAIHRSELRVLADPGKIHDDGAVTLYLSPTKALAADQLNAIRALKLPTVRAETYDGDTDPAARRWIRDHANFILANPDMLHFGILPNHAWWAGFFRRLRYVIVDEAHSYRGVFGSHVANLMRRLRRICAYYGAGTSFPEPVFIAASATASEPDVSFSRLIGAPVKAVSQDCSPHGATTVAFWEPALTEVRGENGAKQRRTAVAETSDLLANLVSARIRTIAFIKSRRGAETISAITKRLLDEVDPSLPQRVAAYRSGYLPEERRAVEKSLRSGQLLGVSSTSALELGIDISGLDAVLVAGWPGTRASLFQQIGRAGRAGQDAIAAFVASDDPLDTFLVNHPEAIFDVSVEATVFDPANPYVLGPHLCAAAAELPLGPAELDLFGGTAEMLLDRLVAQGYLRRRPAGWFWTHSQSAAAMVNLRGDGGGPVSIVDAETGSLLGTMDSPQTHYQAHTGAVYVHQGDTYVVEDLNEDDHCVMVRRANPDYYTTARDVTQIEVLDTVRTMQWGDVTVHFGDVKVTTQVVSFQRKALISNEVLGEEPLELGARELFTKAVWFVVDNRSLTEAGLIEAQFPGALHAAEHAAIGLLPLVASSDRWDIGGVSTALHADTGVPTIFVYDGHPGGAGFAERGFDKAKVWLAATRDAIKACECESGCPSCVQSPKCGNKNNPLDKAAAVTLLDVLLKDASETTRLDVEARS, from the coding sequence GTGAATCCCCATGACTCCCTGATTCCTTTGCTGGGCCGCGGCCCGGAACCGGAACAGCTCCGTCATGTCCGGACCGTACCGGCCCGGGAGGCAATCCACGCGCCGTGGCCCAAGTGGGTGCACCCGGATGTTGCTGAGGCGTACGGGTCGCTGGGCATCCGCGAGCCGTACCGGCACCAGGTGGATGCGGCCAATGCGGCACACTCCGGGGAGCACGTGGTGGTGGCCACCGGTACCGCGTCCGGGAAGTCGCTGGCGTACCAGTTGCCAGCGCTTGACGCGATCCACCGTTCTGAGCTGCGGGTACTCGCAGACCCGGGAAAAATCCACGACGACGGCGCCGTCACCCTGTACCTGTCCCCCACCAAGGCGCTGGCCGCCGACCAGCTGAACGCCATCCGCGCCCTGAAGCTGCCCACGGTCCGGGCGGAAACCTATGACGGCGATACCGATCCGGCCGCCCGCCGCTGGATCCGGGACCACGCCAACTTCATCCTGGCCAACCCGGACATGCTGCACTTCGGCATCCTGCCCAACCACGCCTGGTGGGCCGGGTTCTTCCGCCGTCTGCGCTACGTCATTGTGGACGAGGCGCACAGCTACCGGGGCGTGTTCGGATCACACGTGGCCAACCTCATGCGGCGGCTCCGCCGGATCTGTGCGTACTACGGGGCGGGAACCTCCTTCCCCGAACCAGTATTCATTGCGGCATCAGCCACGGCCTCCGAGCCTGATGTCTCCTTCTCGCGCCTTATTGGTGCCCCGGTAAAGGCCGTATCCCAGGACTGCTCCCCCCACGGAGCCACCACCGTGGCGTTTTGGGAACCGGCGCTGACCGAGGTCCGGGGCGAGAACGGGGCTAAACAGCGCCGGACGGCAGTGGCCGAGACCTCGGACCTGCTGGCCAACCTGGTGTCCGCCCGGATCCGTACCATAGCCTTCATCAAGTCCCGCCGGGGTGCCGAAACCATTTCGGCCATCACCAAGCGGCTCCTTGACGAGGTGGACCCCAGCCTTCCGCAGCGGGTGGCCGCCTACCGCTCGGGATACCTGCCGGAGGAACGCCGGGCAGTCGAGAAATCCCTGCGTTCCGGCCAGCTGCTGGGCGTCTCCAGCACATCCGCCCTGGAGCTGGGGATCGACATCTCCGGCCTCGATGCAGTCCTGGTGGCAGGCTGGCCCGGCACCCGGGCCTCGCTCTTCCAGCAGATTGGCCGGGCCGGCAGGGCAGGCCAGGACGCCATCGCCGCGTTTGTGGCCAGTGACGATCCGCTGGACACCTTCCTGGTGAACCACCCCGAGGCGATTTTCGACGTCTCGGTGGAGGCCACGGTCTTTGACCCGGCCAACCCCTACGTGCTCGGACCGCATTTGTGCGCTGCCGCGGCGGAACTCCCCCTGGGACCGGCAGAGCTGGACCTTTTCGGCGGAACTGCCGAGATGCTCCTAGACCGGCTAGTGGCACAGGGTTACCTGCGTCGTCGGCCTGCCGGCTGGTTCTGGACCCACTCCCAGAGCGCTGCGGCCATGGTCAATCTCCGGGGCGACGGTGGAGGCCCGGTCAGCATCGTCGACGCCGAGACCGGTTCCCTGCTGGGCACGATGGACTCGCCCCAGACCCATTACCAGGCACATACGGGTGCGGTATATGTGCACCAGGGCGACACGTATGTGGTGGAAGACCTGAACGAGGACGACCATTGCGTCATGGTGCGGCGGGCAAATCCCGACTACTACACCACGGCAAGGGACGTGACCCAGATCGAGGTCCTGGACACCGTGCGGACCATGCAGTGGGGCGACGTGACCGTCCACTTCGGTGACGTGAAGGTCACCACGCAGGTTGTCTCCTTCCAGCGCAAGGCCTTGATCTCCAATGAGGTTTTGGGCGAGGAGCCGCTTGAGCTGGGGGCGCGTGAGCTCTTCACCAAGGCGGTGTGGTTCGTGGTGGACAACCGTTCCCTCACGGAAGCTGGTCTTATCGAAGCCCAGTTCCCCGGCGCACTCCATGCCGCGGAGCACGCGGCGATCGGGCTCCTCCCCCTGGTTGCGTCCAGCGACCGCTGGGATATCGGCGGGGTCTCCACGGCGCTGCACGCGGACACCGGGGTGCCCACCATCTTTGTGTATGACGGACACCCCGGCGGTGCCGGGTTTGCCGAACGGGGTTTCGACAAGGCCAAGGTGTGGCTGGCAGCAACCAGGGACGCCATCAAAGCCTGCGAGTGCGAATCCGGCTGCCCGTCCTGTGTGCAGTCCCCCAAGTGCGGAAACAAGAACAATCCGCTGGACAAGGCCGCGGCGGTGACCCTGCTGGACGTCCTGCTCAAGGACGCCTCCGAGACCACCCGGTTGGATGTGGAGGCCAGGAGCTGA
- a CDS encoding Rv3654c family TadE-like protein, protein MMGDADRRHHVMGQGHPSVVLKYAAAGRRHPGVGRRSHTAGTCGPGTRDGRERGSGTVLAAGLALVVMTAMAVMLLLAQSAVLASRAAAAADLAALAAADALRGITTGEPCSVAANVAARHAATVLSCSEGSGQTIEVRTELGERPLLGAATGHARAGPPP, encoded by the coding sequence ATGATGGGCGACGCTGACCGGCGGCATCACGTCATGGGGCAGGGGCACCCCTCCGTGGTCCTGAAGTATGCTGCCGCTGGGCGGCGCCATCCCGGAGTCGGGCGCAGGAGTCACACCGCGGGCACATGCGGGCCGGGAACGCGTGATGGACGCGAACGCGGTTCGGGGACAGTCCTGGCCGCAGGTTTGGCCTTGGTGGTCATGACGGCCATGGCCGTCATGCTGCTGCTGGCGCAGTCGGCCGTGCTGGCCAGCAGGGCGGCAGCGGCCGCGGACCTGGCGGCCCTGGCCGCAGCGGATGCCCTTCGCGGCATCACCACGGGTGAGCCGTGCAGTGTCGCCGCGAATGTGGCCGCCCGCCACGCCGCCACGGTCCTTAGCTGTTCAGAAGGCTCGGGCCAGACCATTGAGGTGCGGACCGAGCTCGGCGAGCGCCCGCTGCTGGGCGCGGCAACCGGTCATGCCCGGGCAGGGCCTCCGCCGTAG
- a CDS encoding TadE family type IV pilus minor pilin, with translation MTASPAGLLLPGALGSGPVEASPVEASSLEGGNSEGGNLKGKPLDGGTVSMAGSIGDQGPADSGANARGAVTAEFAVALPAVLALLAMLLAGAAAGMTQLRIEEGARAGARALARGEDPAAVEKTVKTLAGSSAAASVAEDGEWFNITVTDRVPGALGASIPWILTARASSRSETAWTGAGSGTAAVGGPAHGRVAR, from the coding sequence GTGACGGCTTCACCGGCCGGGCTTCTTCTCCCTGGAGCCCTCGGTTCCGGGCCCGTCGAAGCCAGTCCCGTCGAAGCCAGTTCCCTGGAAGGCGGGAACTCGGAAGGCGGGAACCTGAAAGGCAAGCCCCTGGACGGCGGGACCGTCAGTATGGCCGGCAGCATAGGGGACCAGGGGCCAGCGGACTCCGGCGCAAACGCACGGGGTGCCGTGACTGCAGAGTTCGCCGTGGCGCTGCCGGCTGTACTCGCGCTGCTGGCCATGCTGCTGGCCGGAGCCGCGGCGGGGATGACCCAACTGCGCATCGAGGAGGGAGCCCGGGCCGGTGCCAGGGCGCTGGCCCGGGGCGAGGACCCGGCTGCGGTGGAAAAGACAGTGAAGACGCTGGCCGGCAGTTCGGCCGCTGCGTCGGTTGCTGAGGACGGTGAATGGTTCAATATCACCGTGACGGACCGGGTGCCGGGAGCATTGGGAGCATCCATCCCCTGGATCCTCACCGCACGTGCGTCATCGCGGAGCGAAACAGCGTGGACGGGAGCCGGCAGTGGTACTGCTGCCGTCGGGGGCCCGGCGCACGGCCGGGTAGCCAGATGA
- a CDS encoding DUF4244 domain-containing protein, with amino-acid sequence MYINHHRRHYTSGTAALAALAAPGQKPAQRDSNRPGTNRAPYASTPSLAPEASAPATGNVVELYPGSGSTRAKVRRSGLPGSQAGMATAEYAIATLAAVGFAGLLVFILRSDEVRGFLLNLIRTALALP; translated from the coding sequence ATGTACATCAACCACCACCGCCGCCACTACACGTCCGGAACCGCCGCGCTCGCCGCGCTCGCCGCGCCCGGCCAGAAGCCCGCACAACGGGACAGCAACCGGCCAGGCACCAACAGGGCACCATACGCTTCCACCCCTTCCCTTGCCCCCGAAGCTTCTGCCCCCGCAACCGGCAACGTCGTGGAGCTCTACCCCGGCTCGGGCAGTACCCGGGCCAAGGTGCGGCGCAGCGGCCTGCCCGGTTCACAGGCCGGCATGGCGACCGCGGAGTATGCCATCGCCACCCTCGCCGCAGTCGGATTCGCAGGGCTGCTCGTGTTCATTCTCCGCAGCGACGAGGTGCGTGGCTTCCTCCTCAACCTCATCCGCACGGCACTGGCGCTGCCGTGA
- a CDS encoding type II secretion system F family protein has translation MTPGWAPGLALFLLLGAGVWLAGTGPDRSRHRLRRLVHAGAGAQQTAAEGPAVEPGSGLKDTAMMLELVAAMLDAGAGIGRSLELVAASAVPQYRDSLRPVVSALAIGADWETAWRSSAVRLPEILELRDALGFAALTGAPSSAILYAQAARLRRERFRAAEKRAASLGVKLVVPLGLCSLPAFICLGVVPVLLALVPAG, from the coding sequence ATGACGCCGGGTTGGGCCCCGGGCCTGGCGTTGTTCCTGCTGCTCGGCGCTGGTGTCTGGCTTGCGGGTACCGGGCCCGACCGGTCGCGTCACCGGCTCCGCCGCCTGGTTCATGCCGGAGCGGGAGCGCAGCAGACCGCCGCTGAGGGGCCGGCCGTTGAGCCCGGCAGCGGACTGAAAGATACAGCCATGATGCTCGAACTCGTCGCGGCGATGCTCGACGCCGGCGCCGGCATCGGGCGTTCGCTGGAACTGGTGGCTGCCTCAGCCGTGCCCCAATACAGGGACTCCCTGCGGCCTGTGGTCTCGGCCCTCGCCATCGGTGCCGACTGGGAAACAGCGTGGCGCAGCTCTGCCGTACGGCTCCCGGAAATCCTGGAACTCCGGGATGCGCTGGGCTTCGCCGCACTTACGGGGGCGCCGTCGTCCGCAATCCTGTACGCACAGGCCGCCCGGCTTCGCCGGGAACGGTTCAGGGCCGCGGAAAAGCGGGCTGCTTCGCTCGGCGTGAAGCTGGTGGTTCCGCTGGGACTGTGTTCCCTTCCCGCCTTCATTTGCCTTGGCGTCGTCCCGGTGCTGCTGGCCCTGGTGCCAGCTGGCTAA
- a CDS encoding type II secretion system F family protein: MTVILCVLLVAAVVLLLKPPLNAASRLRAAGGKSPKAPGGRKHPVLPWGSPAGRGTARMRGPGLTLVVQQLAALLKGGRTPGRLWDELWTVYGTAEDGQRQHLALPSPVLSGGSLAVLASARAAAATGAPVSEAIRRAVSMAFPRRDREAKTWSELAACFDIAEASGCPLADVLTRFAAQLEAEDDADAARQTALAGPKATVRLLTWLPAMGLGLGAALGVDPLATLLGTPLGLAALFGGVLLTAAGRAWSARLVSAAAGAGVP; encoded by the coding sequence GTGACGGTCATCCTCTGTGTGCTCCTGGTCGCCGCTGTGGTGCTGCTCCTCAAGCCGCCCCTGAATGCCGCGTCCAGGTTGCGCGCAGCCGGCGGCAAAAGCCCGAAGGCGCCCGGCGGCCGGAAACACCCGGTACTGCCCTGGGGCAGCCCGGCCGGCAGGGGTACCGCAAGGATGCGGGGACCCGGCCTGACCCTGGTGGTTCAGCAGTTGGCGGCGCTGCTCAAGGGCGGACGAACACCGGGGCGGCTGTGGGACGAACTGTGGACCGTGTACGGGACCGCTGAGGATGGGCAGAGGCAGCACCTCGCACTCCCGTCCCCGGTGCTGTCCGGGGGTTCACTTGCAGTCCTGGCGTCCGCACGCGCGGCTGCGGCAACCGGAGCCCCTGTTTCGGAGGCCATCCGGCGTGCGGTTTCCATGGCGTTCCCGCGCCGGGACAGGGAAGCCAAGACATGGTCGGAGCTGGCTGCCTGCTTCGACATCGCCGAAGCCAGCGGATGCCCGCTCGCCGACGTGCTGACCCGGTTCGCTGCCCAGCTGGAAGCGGAGGACGATGCGGACGCGGCCAGGCAGACCGCTCTCGCCGGCCCCAAAGCCACAGTCCGCCTCCTGACCTGGCTTCCGGCGATGGGTCTTGGGCTGGGCGCCGCCTTGGGCGTGGATCCGCTGGCCACCCTGCTGGGAACACCCCTGGGGCTGGCCGCGCTGTTCGGCGGCGTGCTGCTTACCGCAGCCGGGAGGGCGTGGTCCGCCCGGCTTGTTTCTGCGGCTGCAGGGGCAGGAGTGCCATGA
- a CDS encoding TadA family conjugal transfer-associated ATPase produces the protein MGSAAGAGGLGSRRSARILEAGQTGRPVRSRETSGARSVDSGLLESVRESMMAEAGAVTPSRVAAAVQATGKLLGTAGSLAAVERISAELNGLGPLQELTRDPAVTDIFVNAPGSVWVDRGRGIERVPVLFDGEGQLRALACRLVAAGGRRLDDGSPCVDVRLAGGYRVHAVLPPVSTSGTLLSVRIRRERVFSMEELRSGGMFGPGVQGVLEKIVDRRLSFLISGATGSGKTTLLSTLLGLCSAEERLVLIEDASELNPVHPHVVALESRHGNLEGGGAVDLGELVRQALRMRPDRLVVGECRGAEVRELLTAMNTGHSGGGGTIHANTAAAVPARLNALGALAGLGPEAVRLQAASALDVVIHVGRMPRGREVVCIGLIHDGTQGLTVVPAVEESGVPGPGWPALAARLGMEPGYIL, from the coding sequence ATGGGCAGCGCAGCGGGGGCTGGAGGCCTGGGTTCACGGCGCAGCGCCCGCATCCTGGAAGCGGGCCAGACCGGCCGCCCGGTGCGCAGCAGGGAAACATCCGGCGCCAGGTCAGTCGATTCCGGGCTCCTGGAATCCGTACGGGAGTCCATGATGGCTGAGGCGGGAGCCGTGACGCCTTCACGCGTTGCGGCGGCAGTCCAGGCCACCGGCAAGCTGTTGGGCACCGCTGGTTCCCTCGCCGCGGTGGAGCGGATCAGCGCCGAACTCAACGGACTGGGGCCGTTGCAGGAGCTTACCCGGGACCCCGCCGTCACGGACATCTTCGTCAACGCCCCCGGCTCCGTCTGGGTGGACCGTGGCCGCGGCATCGAGCGGGTTCCCGTCCTGTTCGACGGCGAGGGGCAGCTGCGGGCCCTGGCCTGCAGGCTTGTCGCTGCAGGCGGGCGCCGCCTGGATGACGGTTCACCCTGTGTCGATGTCAGGCTTGCCGGCGGCTACCGTGTCCACGCCGTGTTGCCGCCGGTTTCCACGTCCGGGACGCTGCTGAGCGTGCGGATCCGCAGGGAGCGGGTCTTCAGCATGGAAGAGCTGCGGTCCGGCGGAATGTTCGGCCCGGGAGTGCAGGGGGTGCTGGAGAAAATAGTGGACAGGAGGTTGAGCTTCCTGATCAGCGGGGCCACGGGTTCCGGGAAGACCACGCTGCTGTCCACCTTGCTGGGCCTGTGTTCGGCGGAGGAACGGCTGGTCCTGATCGAGGACGCATCCGAACTGAATCCCGTCCACCCCCACGTGGTCGCCCTGGAATCACGTCACGGAAACCTTGAAGGCGGCGGTGCAGTGGATCTGGGTGAACTCGTCCGGCAGGCACTGCGCATGCGCCCGGACAGACTGGTGGTGGGCGAGTGCCGGGGCGCGGAAGTCCGTGAGCTCCTCACCGCGATGAACACAGGGCACAGCGGTGGCGGAGGCACCATCCACGCCAATACGGCGGCGGCAGTCCCCGCCAGGCTCAATGCCCTCGGGGCGCTCGCAGGGCTGGGACCCGAGGCCGTACGGCTCCAAGCGGCCAGCGCCCTGGACGTTGTCATCCATGTGGGCAGGATGCCGCGGGGAAGGGAAGTCGTGTGCATCGGACTCATCCATGACGGCACCCAGGGTTTGACGGTGGTGCCGGCTGTTGAAGAATCAGGTGTGCCGGGTCCCGGCTGGCCTGCGCTGGCAGCCCGTTTGGGGATGGAACCGGGGTACATCCTGTGA